A region from the Sandaracinus amylolyticus genome encodes:
- a CDS encoding DUF47 domain-containing protein has protein sequence MALQDLVRWLIPREQHFFEFLERQAAAAHKGARALGEFANGKRIEDVQSAVQICEHEGDKVVHELEEALERTFVTPIDREDLQHLSSELDDVLDLTNSATRACLLFGVSTPTEPMKKLIAVLIQCTEVLETALPRLGKHDYAALMTASRTIRQLEKDADRIFRQELSRLFHDEGVDAKEILREKEVLEDLEHAIDRCERVAHTLANLAVKHG, from the coding sequence ATGGCGCTCCAAGACCTCGTTCGCTGGCTGATCCCTCGCGAGCAGCACTTCTTCGAGTTCCTCGAGCGGCAGGCCGCCGCCGCGCACAAGGGCGCTCGCGCCCTCGGCGAGTTCGCGAACGGCAAACGCATCGAGGACGTCCAATCCGCCGTGCAGATCTGCGAGCACGAGGGCGACAAGGTCGTCCACGAGCTCGAGGAAGCGCTGGAACGCACGTTCGTCACGCCGATCGATCGCGAGGATCTGCAGCACCTCTCGTCGGAGCTCGACGACGTGCTCGATCTCACGAACAGCGCGACCCGCGCGTGCCTGCTCTTCGGCGTGTCCACGCCGACCGAGCCGATGAAGAAGCTGATCGCGGTGCTCATCCAGTGCACCGAGGTGCTCGAGACCGCGCTGCCGCGCCTCGGCAAGCACGACTACGCGGCGCTGATGACGGCGAGCCGCACCATCCGCCAGCTCGAGAAGGACGCCGACCGCATCTTCCGCCAGGAGCTCTCGCGCCTCTTCCACGACGAGGGCGTCGACGCGAAGGAGATCCTCCGCGAGAAGGAGGTGCTCGAGGATCTCGAGCACGCGATCGATCGCTGCGAGCGCGTCGCGCACACGCTCGCGAACCTCGCCGTCAAACATGGTTAG
- a CDS encoding sensor histidine kinase yields MDVSEGRAAGPRGGAGLALASVLQELTVAALELFDPSRSADVFLDRLVERLGGYAALLFEVRLPGRALVAGASGIGASSRALPISEATLDAIAAGASEPELPYDELSRADLVAWRFPIDVSPVGNRACLLVYFDGAARMPVQYRGMVDRLCRILSTVLMHRELFARTIASERRLDERSALLERIGDASNVGIVVFGANGELLFWNQRLLDMWGLDASIASHSRDGVVEAIAGQLREPEVLLRSVRENERNVESEVRLELHLVDERVIDVRCVPVRSRGGVHYGRGVYFVDVTERKRAEAERERLFYTERAAREAAEDAIRARDEFLSVASHELRTPLTSMQLVVQALRSAHDRGVEMPPQRALQLLENVERQTRRLARLVDELLDVSRIQAGPLQLEREDVDLVVVCQDVIARFAEERARSGSEIALHARGAVIGRWDRSRIDQVVTNVLSNALKFGRGRPVDVLVDLTDEGASALLEVKDRGMGIPPERMGRLFQRFERAVSSRHYGGLGLGLYIARYIVEMHGGRIGISSEPGVGSTVTLVLPLSDDRPDASGG; encoded by the coding sequence ATGGACGTGAGCGAAGGGCGCGCCGCCGGCCCCCGGGGTGGCGCGGGGCTGGCGCTCGCGAGCGTGCTCCAGGAGCTCACGGTCGCGGCGCTCGAGCTGTTCGATCCGAGCCGCTCGGCAGACGTGTTCCTCGATCGTCTCGTGGAGCGGCTCGGGGGCTACGCGGCGCTGCTCTTCGAGGTGCGGCTGCCCGGTCGCGCGCTCGTCGCGGGCGCGAGCGGGATCGGCGCGAGCTCGCGCGCGCTGCCGATCTCCGAGGCCACGCTGGACGCGATCGCGGCCGGCGCGAGCGAGCCGGAGCTGCCGTACGACGAGCTCTCGCGAGCCGACCTCGTGGCGTGGCGCTTCCCGATCGACGTGTCGCCCGTGGGCAATCGTGCGTGCCTGCTCGTCTACTTCGACGGCGCGGCGCGGATGCCGGTGCAGTACCGCGGGATGGTGGATCGGCTGTGCCGGATCCTCTCGACGGTGCTGATGCACCGCGAGCTCTTCGCGCGGACGATCGCGAGCGAGCGCCGCCTCGACGAGCGATCCGCGCTGCTCGAGCGCATCGGCGACGCGTCGAACGTGGGCATCGTGGTGTTCGGCGCGAACGGCGAGCTGCTCTTCTGGAACCAGCGGCTCCTCGACATGTGGGGGCTCGACGCGTCGATCGCGAGCCACTCGCGCGACGGAGTGGTCGAGGCGATCGCGGGGCAGCTGCGCGAGCCCGAGGTGCTGCTGCGCTCGGTCCGGGAGAACGAGCGCAACGTGGAGTCGGAGGTGCGGCTCGAGCTGCACCTCGTCGACGAGCGCGTGATCGACGTGCGCTGCGTGCCGGTGCGGAGCCGCGGCGGAGTGCACTACGGGCGCGGCGTGTACTTCGTCGACGTGACGGAGCGGAAGCGCGCCGAGGCGGAGCGCGAGCGCTTGTTCTACACCGAGCGCGCCGCGCGCGAGGCCGCGGAGGACGCGATCCGCGCGCGCGACGAGTTCCTGTCGGTCGCGTCGCACGAGCTGCGCACGCCGCTGACGTCGATGCAGCTCGTGGTGCAGGCGCTGCGATCCGCGCACGACCGCGGGGTCGAGATGCCGCCGCAGCGCGCGCTGCAGCTGCTCGAGAACGTCGAGCGTCAGACGCGGCGGCTCGCGCGGTTGGTGGACGAGCTGCTCGACGTCTCGCGCATCCAGGCGGGCCCGCTGCAGCTCGAGCGAGAGGACGTCGATCTGGTCGTCGTGTGCCAGGACGTGATCGCGCGGTTCGCCGAGGAGCGTGCGCGCTCGGGCTCCGAGATCGCGCTGCACGCCCGAGGTGCGGTGATCGGGCGCTGGGACCGATCGCGGATCGATCAGGTCGTCACGAACGTGCTGTCGAACGCGCTGAAGTTCGGGCGCGGACGGCCGGTCGACGTGCTGGTCGATCTGACCGACGAGGGCGCGTCGGCGCTCCTCGAGGTGAAGGATCGCGGGATGGGGATCCCGCCGGAGCGCATGGGACGGCTCTTCCAGCGCTTCGAGCGCGCGGTGTCGTCGCGGCACTACGGCGGGCTGGGTCTCGGTCTCTACATCGCGCGGTACATCGTCGAGATGCACGGCGGGCGCATCGGGATCTCGAGCGAGCCCGGCGTGGGATCGACGGTGACGTTGGTGCTCCCGCTCAGCGATGACCGTCCCGACGCGAGCGGCGGATGA
- a CDS encoding FIST signal transduction protein has protein sequence MKLHIAMSAATDVDRAAREAVREARSQASSPAFALAFCTDAYDADALASAVTRELVEVPWAGCCSAGVFAGTKLVRQGVVVGVLEGDDVSFAVGVGGPISADPRAAGIAAVHDALAAARRGNGRAHRSFLLFPDALTGNAAEVIRGAVQQSGAGAAWAGGGAGDNLRFVRTAQFARGRAWHDSVVAVVIESAEPIAVGSRHGWKPYGPPTTVTSARGVTVVELEYQSAFEIYRRTAAENGDEVDEQRFAAFAMTHPLGIPQADGDHVIRDPLEVRPDGSLRCVGEVPEGAMVRVMHGDRHDLLAAAHEAATAARGPGRTPAGALVFDCVSRALILGSAMERELEAIQEGIGRGIPMMGCLTLGEVGALGATTTPQFQNKTAVVMALPRAGAWT, from the coding sequence ATGAAGCTGCACATCGCGATGAGCGCTGCGACCGACGTCGATCGGGCCGCGCGCGAGGCCGTGCGAGAGGCGCGGTCGCAGGCGAGCTCGCCGGCGTTCGCGCTCGCGTTCTGCACCGACGCGTACGACGCGGACGCGCTCGCGAGCGCGGTCACGCGTGAGCTCGTCGAGGTGCCGTGGGCGGGCTGCTGCAGCGCGGGCGTGTTCGCCGGGACGAAGCTCGTCCGGCAGGGCGTCGTGGTCGGGGTGCTCGAGGGCGACGACGTGTCGTTCGCGGTCGGCGTGGGCGGGCCGATCAGCGCGGATCCGCGCGCGGCGGGGATCGCGGCCGTGCACGACGCGCTCGCCGCGGCGCGCCGAGGGAACGGGCGGGCGCACCGCAGCTTCCTGCTCTTCCCGGACGCGCTCACCGGGAACGCCGCCGAGGTGATCCGGGGCGCAGTGCAACAGTCGGGCGCGGGCGCGGCGTGGGCGGGCGGAGGCGCGGGCGACAACCTGCGCTTCGTGCGCACCGCGCAGTTCGCGCGCGGTCGTGCGTGGCACGACAGCGTCGTCGCCGTCGTGATCGAGAGCGCGGAGCCGATCGCGGTGGGGAGCCGGCACGGGTGGAAGCCCTACGGACCGCCGACGACGGTCACCAGCGCGCGCGGCGTCACGGTCGTCGAGCTCGAGTACCAGAGCGCGTTCGAGATCTACCGGCGGACCGCCGCGGAGAACGGCGACGAGGTCGACGAGCAGCGGTTCGCGGCGTTCGCGATGACGCATCCGCTCGGGATCCCGCAGGCCGACGGAGACCACGTCATCCGCGATCCGCTCGAGGTGCGTCCCGACGGGAGCCTGCGCTGCGTGGGTGAGGTGCCCGAGGGCGCGATGGTGCGCGTGATGCACGGGGATCGCCACGACCTGCTCGCGGCCGCGCACGAAGCGGCGACCGCGGCGCGCGGCCCGGGACGCACCCCGGCCGGCGCGCTGGTGTTCGACTGCGTGTCTCGCGCACTGATCCTCGGCAGCGCGATGGAGCGTGAGCTCGAAGCGATCCAAGAGGGCATCGGGCGAGGAATCCCGATGATGGGCTGCCTCACGCTGGGCGAGGTCGGCGCGCTCGGTGCGACGACCACGCCGCAGTTCCAGAACAAGACGGCGGTCGTGATGGCGCTGCCGCGAGCCGGCGCATGGACGTGA
- a CDS encoding helix-turn-helix transcriptional regulator, whose translation MERIQEALSVFGPEGDSSARVVHVLLARLILRGTMETMEHLKGVDAVQLGHELNALLDSVRIREALADPEKLQDALAPRLMDHVKGVAAMILVREATTIRALLGSGSAALLSAELPERASPGRADATLISRESDTGAISPRWQLTPAERQIAELIMNGARRDEIPQHLGKSVNTVKTLIRRVLQKTGASSMADLAELLRGERRHARTN comes from the coding sequence ATGGAGCGGATCCAGGAGGCGCTTTCGGTTTTCGGCCCCGAGGGCGACAGTTCGGCGCGCGTCGTTCATGTGTTGCTCGCACGTCTCATCCTTCGAGGGACGATGGAGACGATGGAGCACCTGAAGGGCGTCGATGCGGTGCAGCTCGGCCATGAACTCAATGCACTTCTGGATAGTGTGCGGATCCGGGAGGCACTCGCCGACCCCGAGAAGCTCCAGGACGCGCTAGCGCCGCGACTCATGGACCACGTGAAAGGGGTCGCCGCGATGATCCTCGTTCGTGAAGCGACGACCATTCGTGCGCTCCTTGGCTCAGGTAGCGCCGCGCTTCTGAGCGCGGAACTCCCGGAGCGGGCATCCCCTGGGCGGGCTGACGCCACACTGATCTCCCGCGAATCCGACACCGGAGCGATCTCGCCCAGATGGCAGTTGACGCCTGCCGAGCGTCAAATCGCCGAGCTCATCATGAACGGTGCGCGGCGGGACGAGATCCCGCAACATCTTGGTAAGTCGGTCAATACGGTCAAGACTCTGATCCGCCGGGTCCTCCAGAAGACTGGCGCGAGCAGCATGGCGGACCTCGCGGAACTCCTGCGCGGCGAGCGACGCCACGCGCGCACCAACTAA
- a CDS encoding N-acetylmuramoyl-L-alanine amidase: protein MNSSATLTGSRVEIVDWRARHDGTKVSQHRGRVLERDPRDVDSVTLHQTACVFGPASDREKRLARAMKIGAHATAFREGVGVLAMPLRWQGIHANALNATSIGLEIEGLYAGLQDDPTTAPREDLRTTWGRPPLELTELVVETARALLTRIVELAAAEGIELRYVRAHRQASGARRSDPGEGLWRAVALEHAVARLGLRVEPDRTWVSKSSGEGRPIPEAWGGGAGVQY, encoded by the coding sequence GTGAACTCATCAGCAACGCTTACCGGTTCGCGCGTCGAGATCGTCGACTGGCGCGCGCGCCACGACGGCACGAAGGTCTCGCAGCACCGCGGCCGCGTGCTCGAGCGCGACCCGCGCGACGTCGACAGCGTCACGCTGCACCAGACCGCGTGCGTGTTCGGGCCCGCGAGCGATCGCGAGAAGCGGCTCGCGCGCGCGATGAAGATCGGCGCGCACGCCACCGCGTTTCGCGAGGGCGTCGGCGTGCTCGCGATGCCGCTGCGGTGGCAGGGCATTCACGCGAACGCGCTCAACGCGACGTCGATCGGCCTCGAGATCGAAGGGCTCTACGCGGGGCTCCAGGACGACCCGACGACCGCGCCGCGCGAGGACCTGCGCACGACGTGGGGCCGGCCACCGCTCGAGCTGACCGAGCTCGTCGTCGAGACCGCGCGCGCGCTCCTCACGCGCATCGTCGAGCTCGCGGCCGCCGAGGGCATCGAGCTGCGCTACGTGCGCGCGCACCGGCAGGCGAGCGGCGCGCGACGCAGCGATCCCGGCGAAGGTCTCTGGCGCGCCGTCGCGCTCGAGCACGCCGTCGCGCGGCTCGGTCTGCGAGTCGAGCCCGACCGCACGTGGGTGAGCAAGTCGAGCGGCGAGGGGCGGCCGATCCCGGAAGCCTGGGGCGGCGGCGCGGGCGTCCAATACTAA
- a CDS encoding radical SAM protein, which yields MAHRARDYLFYSATRALCGTCLRVVDAKELIEGDRVWLWKRCPEHGIQRVLLSDDAAYFRRGREVFLKPPEQVARYNTPHEHGCPYDCGICPDHEQHGCVSILEITDHCNLRCPTCYASSGPERLAHRPLDVIERMLDRIVANETEPDVLQVSGGEPTTHPDFFAVLDACRRRPVRHLMLNTNGIRIAKEDGFAERLASYAPRFEVYLQLDSLRRSAHLDLRGADLRAIRERALEKLDALNLSTTLVCTVKRGVNDDELGDLLRFASQHRAVRGVTFQPVQDAGRNETFDPGEHRLTLSEVRRRITEQCDLFAPEDLLPVPCHPECLAMAYGIKSEDGTRITPLTRYVDPRVLLDAGRNTIVYEGDRDLTRAIFSTFSTAHGPESAAGSLHDLLCCLPRVEALPSLGYDRVFRVIIMQFLDRHSMDLRSVRKSCVHIAHPDGTRVMPFDTYNVLYRDHLEAEVLAPLRAAVGGQGVPSARKHALRTV from the coding sequence GTGGCGCACCGAGCCCGCGACTACCTCTTCTACTCCGCGACGCGCGCGCTCTGCGGGACGTGCCTGCGCGTGGTCGACGCGAAGGAGCTCATCGAGGGCGACCGCGTGTGGCTCTGGAAGCGGTGCCCGGAGCACGGCATCCAGCGCGTGCTGCTCTCGGACGACGCCGCGTACTTCCGGCGCGGGCGCGAGGTGTTCCTGAAGCCGCCCGAGCAGGTGGCTCGCTACAACACCCCGCACGAGCACGGCTGCCCGTACGACTGCGGCATCTGCCCCGATCACGAGCAGCACGGGTGCGTCTCGATCCTCGAGATCACCGATCACTGCAACCTGCGCTGTCCGACGTGCTACGCGAGCAGCGGTCCGGAGCGGCTCGCGCATCGTCCGCTCGACGTGATCGAGCGGATGCTCGACCGCATCGTCGCGAACGAGACCGAGCCCGACGTGCTGCAGGTCTCGGGCGGCGAGCCGACGACGCACCCCGACTTCTTCGCGGTGCTCGACGCGTGCCGCAGGCGGCCCGTGCGGCACCTGATGCTGAACACGAACGGCATCCGGATCGCGAAGGAGGACGGGTTCGCGGAGCGGCTCGCGAGCTACGCGCCGCGCTTCGAGGTGTACCTGCAGCTCGACTCGCTGCGCAGGAGCGCGCACCTCGATCTGCGCGGCGCGGACCTGCGCGCGATCCGCGAGCGCGCGCTGGAAAAGCTCGACGCGCTGAACCTCTCGACCACGCTCGTCTGCACGGTGAAGCGCGGCGTCAACGACGACGAGCTCGGCGATCTGCTGCGCTTCGCGTCGCAGCACCGCGCGGTGCGCGGCGTGACGTTCCAGCCGGTGCAGGACGCGGGGCGCAACGAGACGTTCGATCCCGGCGAGCACCGGCTCACGCTCTCCGAGGTGCGGCGGCGCATCACCGAGCAGTGCGATCTCTTCGCGCCCGAGGATCTGCTGCCGGTGCCGTGTCACCCCGAGTGCCTCGCGATGGCGTACGGGATCAAGAGCGAGGACGGCACGCGCATCACGCCGCTGACGCGCTACGTCGATCCGCGCGTCCTGCTCGACGCGGGCAGGAACACGATCGTGTACGAGGGCGATCGCGACCTGACGCGCGCGATCTTCTCGACGTTCAGCACGGCGCACGGGCCGGAGTCGGCGGCGGGGTCGCTGCACGACCTGCTCTGCTGCCTGCCGCGCGTCGAGGCGCTGCCTTCGCTCGGCTACGACCGCGTGTTCCGCGTGATCATCATGCAGTTCCTCGATCGGCACTCGATGGACCTGCGGAGCGTGCGCAAGAGCTGCGTCCACATCGCGCATCCCGATGGAACGCGCGTGATGCCGTTCGACACGTACAACGTGCTCTATCGCGATCACCTCGAGGCCGAGGTGCTCGCGCCGCTGCGCGCTGCCGTCGGCGGACAGGGCGTGCCGAGCGCGCGCAAGCACGCGCTGCGGACGGTCTGA
- a CDS encoding DUF4238 domain-containing protein — MPARKDHHFVPKFYLRNFAIAGEDRVRLYLIDRRRHIPAAAVSGQCYAPYLYGKDGVHEQGLGNVENVVAPIVRGMIEGERVPARDTEPAGFFATFVSLQLGRTPTAAAVFEEQATQLMRATVRSHPAADDDVKQYLKGVRVTSADAVQWTLTNALHYAGCFLDLKLKLLRNETATDFITSDAPAALHNTWAQHLDEHHGTIGMACSGLQVFLPLSPRHVALLYDDRVYRVGSDRADVVPVRDARLVKQINSLQVTFAERALFYQRESSAKHIDALPWELRPEASARVETCRYVADDGRSHLISTRRVGSRVKLKSEIFAVRAQWLRVPDTDRVRSWRPLAMTFAELVREERQHQERSKPRPRRPEGPDESRRFRRVIED; from the coding sequence GTGCCTGCACGGAAGGATCACCACTTCGTTCCGAAGTTCTACCTACGCAACTTCGCCATCGCGGGTGAGGACCGCGTCCGGCTCTACCTCATCGACCGTCGGCGACACATCCCTGCCGCCGCAGTCTCCGGCCAATGCTACGCACCGTACCTGTATGGCAAGGACGGCGTGCACGAGCAGGGTCTCGGGAACGTCGAGAACGTCGTCGCGCCGATCGTACGCGGAATGATCGAGGGCGAACGCGTTCCGGCGCGCGACACCGAGCCTGCCGGTTTCTTTGCGACCTTCGTCTCGCTCCAGCTCGGACGCACGCCGACGGCCGCAGCCGTGTTCGAAGAGCAGGCGACGCAGCTCATGCGCGCAACGGTGCGGTCGCATCCGGCTGCCGACGATGACGTGAAGCAGTACTTGAAGGGCGTTCGCGTCACGAGCGCCGACGCGGTGCAGTGGACGCTCACGAACGCGCTGCACTACGCAGGTTGCTTCCTGGATCTGAAGCTCAAGCTGCTGCGAAACGAAACCGCGACGGACTTCATCACGAGCGATGCGCCCGCGGCTCTCCACAACACCTGGGCGCAGCACCTCGACGAGCACCATGGGACGATCGGGATGGCCTGCTCCGGGCTGCAGGTCTTCCTGCCGCTGTCGCCGCGTCACGTGGCGCTGCTCTACGATGATCGCGTCTATCGTGTAGGTTCGGATCGCGCTGACGTCGTGCCGGTTCGCGACGCGCGACTCGTGAAGCAGATCAACAGCCTGCAGGTGACATTCGCGGAGCGGGCTCTCTTCTACCAACGCGAATCGTCGGCGAAGCACATCGATGCGCTGCCCTGGGAGCTGCGGCCGGAAGCGAGCGCGCGCGTAGAGACGTGCCGATACGTCGCCGACGATGGCCGCTCTCACCTCATCAGTACCCGTCGCGTCGGATCGCGCGTGAAGCTGAAGAGTGAGATCTTCGCCGTTCGAGCCCAGTGGCTACGCGTGCCTGACACGGATCGCGTCCGCTCCTGGCGTCCGCTCGCAATGACGTTCGCAGAGCTCGTGCGCGAAGAGCGGCAGCATCAGGAGCGGTCGAAGCCGAGACCGCGACGCCCGGAGGGGCCTGACGAATCGCGACGTTTTCGACGCGTCATCGAAGACTGA
- a CDS encoding SGNH/GDSL hydrolase family protein translates to MARWISGRNRVLPGGDSITVGNDGLTGGWRRPLGVLALAAGKPIEWCGLFSDATGSHRGLANESGSSGTLTTNWQAWCAGYAPDVIIIGWGINDAANGGASGATILSMLETRIDQAQAGAPNAAIFVQKILRNAIPATAYNAQIDIANAGLPDLCTAQGVTFVDVGDPVRSDNVHPIDGPTGYDLMAAALAAAIIPVLV, encoded by the coding sequence ATGGCGCGCTGGATCTCCGGCCGCAATCGCGTCCTTCCCGGCGGCGACAGCATCACCGTCGGCAACGACGGGCTCACGGGCGGCTGGCGCAGGCCGCTCGGCGTGCTCGCGCTCGCGGCGGGCAAGCCGATCGAGTGGTGCGGCCTCTTCTCGGATGCGACGGGTTCGCACCGCGGCCTCGCGAACGAGAGCGGCAGCAGCGGGACGCTCACCACGAACTGGCAGGCGTGGTGCGCGGGCTACGCGCCCGACGTGATCATCATCGGCTGGGGCATCAACGACGCAGCGAACGGCGGCGCAAGCGGCGCGACCATCCTCTCGATGCTCGAGACGCGCATCGATCAGGCGCAAGCGGGCGCGCCGAACGCCGCGATCTTCGTGCAGAAGATCCTGCGCAACGCGATCCCGGCGACCGCCTACAACGCGCAGATCGACATCGCGAACGCGGGTCTGCCTGACCTCTGCACGGCGCAGGGCGTGACGTTCGTCGACGTCGGCGACCCGGTGCGCTCCGACAACGTGCACCCGATCGACGGGCCGACTGGATACGACCTCATGGCCGCTGCGCTCGCGGCCGCGATCATCCCGGTGCTGGTCTGA
- a CDS encoding inorganic phosphate transporter has protein sequence MVSLLIAVVVAAVVFDYINGFHDAANAIATVVSTGVLPLRTAVIIAAIFNFVGATTGTAVATTIATGFADAEIVDQTVVLSALLGASAWNLITWWYGIPSSSSHALIGGLAGAVVAHAGAGAFHWATLVKKVLVPLVVSPTLGFVAAFFLMVALLWVVRRARPGTVHRASRRLQLVSACMMAFSHGSNDAQKAMGIITLALVAFVANGGAGVPEWMMPVGDEVPRWVIYTCATAIALGTAAGGRRIIKTMGTKIIRISPLQGFAAETAGAATILVASHAGVPVSTTHVINACIMGVGASNRISAVRWGVATNIVIAWVLTLPLSAAMAFVIELVISRLLA, from the coding sequence ATGGTTAGCCTGCTGATCGCGGTCGTCGTCGCGGCCGTCGTCTTCGACTACATCAACGGCTTCCACGACGCCGCGAACGCGATCGCGACGGTCGTCTCGACCGGCGTGCTCCCGCTCCGCACCGCGGTGATCATCGCGGCGATCTTCAACTTCGTCGGCGCGACCACCGGCACCGCGGTCGCGACCACGATCGCGACCGGCTTCGCCGACGCCGAGATCGTCGATCAGACCGTCGTGCTCAGCGCGCTGCTCGGCGCGTCGGCGTGGAACCTGATCACGTGGTGGTACGGCATCCCGTCGTCGAGCTCGCACGCGCTGATCGGCGGGCTCGCGGGCGCGGTCGTCGCGCACGCGGGCGCCGGCGCGTTCCACTGGGCGACGCTGGTGAAGAAGGTGCTCGTCCCACTGGTCGTCTCGCCGACGCTCGGGTTCGTCGCCGCGTTCTTCCTGATGGTCGCGCTGCTCTGGGTCGTGCGGCGCGCGCGGCCGGGCACGGTGCACCGCGCGTCGCGGCGCCTGCAGCTCGTGAGCGCGTGCATGATGGCGTTCTCGCACGGCTCGAACGACGCGCAGAAGGCGATGGGCATCATCACGCTCGCGCTCGTCGCGTTCGTCGCGAACGGCGGCGCCGGCGTGCCCGAGTGGATGATGCCGGTGGGCGACGAGGTGCCGCGCTGGGTGATCTACACGTGCGCGACCGCGATCGCGCTCGGCACCGCCGCGGGCGGGCGCCGCATCATCAAGACGATGGGCACGAAGATCATCCGCATCTCGCCGCTGCAGGGCTTCGCGGCGGAGACGGCGGGCGCGGCGACGATCCTCGTCGCGAGCCACGCGGGCGTGCCGGTCTCGACCACGCACGTGATCAACGCGTGCATCATGGGCGTCGGCGCGAGCAACCGGATCAGCGCGGTGCGCTGGGGCGTCGCGACGAACATCGTGATCGCGTGGGTGCTGACGCTCCCGCTGAGCGCGGCGATGGCGTTCGTGATCGAGCTGGTGATCTCGCGGCTGCTGGCGTAG
- a CDS encoding phage virion morphogenesis protein, whose translation MTQLRVTGIDDAIRTVRSAAERARDLSPILRVIAEDTKTLVDDSFDQSRSPSGAPFAPLAPATKARRRKGSSKPLVDTGRLRNSVSASAAGNLLSVGTNVVYGATHQYGSKRVPARPFLPFAGDPAAPVLEMSGPAGDHWRAVAEQIREYIITGRIT comes from the coding sequence ATGACGCAGCTCCGCGTGACCGGCATCGACGACGCGATTCGGACGGTGCGCAGTGCAGCGGAGCGCGCGCGCGACCTGAGCCCGATCCTGCGCGTGATCGCCGAGGACACGAAGACCCTCGTCGACGACTCCTTCGACCAGTCGCGATCGCCGTCGGGTGCCCCCTTCGCGCCGCTCGCGCCGGCGACCAAGGCGCGCCGGCGGAAGGGATCGAGCAAGCCGCTCGTCGACACGGGGCGCCTGCGGAACAGCGTCTCGGCCAGCGCCGCGGGCAACCTCCTCTCGGTCGGCACGAATGTCGTGTACGGCGCGACGCACCAGTACGGCAGCAAGCGCGTGCCGGCGCGTCCGTTCCTTCCGTTCGCCGGCGACCCGGCCGCGCCCGTCCTGGAGATGAGCGGGCCCGCCGGCGACCACTGGCGCGCCGTCGCGGAGCAGATCCGCGAATACATCATCACCGGCCGCATCACCTGA
- a CDS encoding branched-chain amino acid aminotransferase, producing MLDLLALRAPGSLPALPPAPLGFGRVLGPFALVADHDPERGFHGARIVRREEATTVASAASVQYALSVFEGLKALRGPSGALHLWRPEPHARRFAKSSERLTMPVLPEAAFLDACRAIVKAHEGWVPAHGKGSLYLRPTLYATEEFLGVRPSRTHQLAIVVSAVDAFYSSPLRLWAETEHVRAAPGGLGDAKTGANYAASLHAAERAKKRGFDQVLWLDAHDHDRLAEAGTMNVFVVIDGAVRTPELDGTILPGVTRDACLALLRARGVKCEEAPISLREVHEAAKRGALTEAFGTGTAAIVAPIAAIGSAAGVIELRAPGEVATTLRAGLEAIQQGVADDPFGWRVPV from the coding sequence ATGCTCGACCTCCTCGCGCTCCGCGCGCCGGGCTCGCTGCCCGCGCTTCCTCCGGCACCGCTCGGCTTCGGTCGCGTGCTCGGCCCGTTCGCGCTGGTCGCGGATCACGATCCCGAGCGCGGGTTCCACGGCGCGCGCATCGTCCGGCGCGAGGAGGCGACGACGGTCGCGTCGGCGGCGAGCGTGCAGTACGCGCTCTCGGTGTTCGAGGGGCTCAAGGCGCTGCGCGGACCGAGCGGCGCGCTGCACCTCTGGCGCCCCGAGCCCCACGCGCGCCGCTTCGCGAAGAGCAGCGAGCGCCTGACGATGCCGGTGCTGCCCGAGGCCGCGTTCCTCGATGCGTGCCGCGCGATCGTGAAGGCGCACGAGGGGTGGGTCCCGGCGCACGGCAAGGGCTCGCTCTACCTGCGCCCGACGCTCTACGCGACCGAGGAGTTCCTCGGTGTGCGTCCGTCGCGCACGCACCAGCTCGCGATCGTGGTGAGCGCGGTCGACGCGTTCTACAGCTCGCCGCTGCGCCTCTGGGCCGAGACCGAGCACGTGCGCGCGGCGCCCGGTGGGCTCGGCGACGCGAAGACCGGCGCGAACTACGCGGCGTCGCTGCACGCGGCGGAGCGCGCCAAGAAGCGCGGCTTCGATCAGGTGCTGTGGCTCGACGCGCACGATCACGATCGGCTCGCCGAGGCGGGCACGATGAACGTGTTCGTGGTGATCGACGGAGCGGTGCGCACGCCCGAGCTCGACGGGACGATCCTGCCCGGTGTGACGCGCGACGCGTGCCTCGCGCTGCTGCGCGCGCGCGGCGTGAAGTGCGAGGAGGCGCCGATCTCGCTGCGCGAGGTGCACGAGGCGGCGAAGCGCGGCGCGCTGACCGAGGCGTTCGGGACGGGCACCGCGGCGATCGTCGCGCCGATCGCGGCGATCGGGAGCGCAGCGGGCGTGATCGAGCTGCGCGCGCCGGGCGAGGTCGCGACCACGCTGCGCGCGGGCCTCGAGGCGATCCAGCAGGGCGTCGCGGACGATCCGTTCGGCTGGCGCGTGCCGGTGTGA